Proteins encoded together in one Candidatus Latescibacterota bacterium window:
- the terL gene encoding phage terminase large subunit: protein MPTYEVAEHLNDLDVALEAVERGELKRLIVIEPPRHGKSEKISLRFPCWYLGRHPIDYIVQAGYAESIALTHSRKARDVFVSPQMTTLFPQVHYRPERAGQETIVPERQAAHEWGTVQGGSYYAVGIGGGLTGRGFNLGIIDDPVKDEEEASSQTIRNKVWDWYTTVFRTRAEPDAAIIIVMTRWHMDDLVGRLLKQAREDPASDQWTVLHFPAIKDGKALWPERYPLEELEKIRSSIGGRAFESLYQGNPTIAEGQIIKRDWWQYYKERPEFIRIIHSWDTAFKDKQQNDYSVCTVWGETQTGYYLLDVWRGKVEFPELKRTVIALFERDKPTAVIVEDKASGQSLIQELERETKIPVLPVKVDSNKVARANAVTPTIEAGRVFIPKSAPWQFDYIEELSAFPNAEHDDQVDSTTQALSFMRGIQGKEFMVG from the coding sequence ATGCCGACATATGAAGTCGCTGAACATTTGAACGACCTTGACGTAGCTTTAGAAGCTGTCGAACGGGGAGAACTCAAGCGGCTCATTGTTATAGAACCACCGAGACACGGGAAGAGCGAGAAGATATCATTAAGATTCCCCTGCTGGTATCTGGGAAGACACCCCATTGATTATATCGTTCAGGCTGGATACGCTGAATCGATAGCGCTGACCCATTCCAGGAAAGCCAGGGACGTGTTCGTCTCACCTCAAATGACCACCCTGTTCCCTCAAGTTCACTACAGACCGGAAAGGGCCGGACAAGAAACAATCGTCCCGGAGAGACAGGCGGCTCACGAATGGGGAACCGTACAGGGTGGTTCATATTACGCGGTTGGCATCGGTGGTGGCTTGACGGGTAGAGGCTTTAACCTCGGCATAATCGACGATCCGGTGAAAGACGAGGAAGAAGCCTCCAGCCAGACGATACGAAACAAGGTCTGGGACTGGTACACCACAGTATTCAGGACACGCGCTGAGCCGGACGCAGCTATAATAATCGTCATGACCCGCTGGCACATGGACGACCTTGTCGGAAGGTTGCTCAAGCAAGCCCGCGAAGACCCCGCATCCGACCAGTGGACGGTATTGCATTTCCCGGCTATCAAGGACGGTAAAGCGTTGTGGCCGGAACGATACCCCCTCGAAGAGCTGGAAAAAATCAGGTCGTCAATAGGGGGCAGGGCGTTTGAATCTCTCTATCAGGGAAATCCCACAATAGCAGAGGGGCAGATAATCAAGAGAGATTGGTGGCAATATTATAAAGAGCGCCCTGAATTCATCCGTATTATACATTCCTGGGATACGGCATTTAAGGATAAGCAACAGAACGATTACTCTGTTTGCACAGTATGGGGAGAGACACAGACCGGATACTACCTACTGGATGTGTGGCGGGGGAAGGTAGAGTTCCCGGAGTTGAAACGCACTGTCATAGCACTTTTTGAACGGGACAAACCGACTGCCGTGATAGTTGAGGATAAGGCAAGTGGCCAGTCGTTGATTCAGGAGCTTGAGCGCGAAACCAAAATACCAGTATTACCGGTTAAGGTTGATAGTAATAAAGTGGCAAGGGCAAACGCTGTGACTCCAACGATTGAGGCGGGGCGCGTATTCATTCCCAAATCTGCCCCTTGGCAGTTTGATTATATAGAGGAATTATCTGCTTTCCCAAATGCTGAACATGACGACCAGGTAGATAGCACGACCCAAGCCCTGTCATTTATGAGAGGGATACAAGGCAAGGAGTTCATGGTAGGATGA
- a CDS encoding phage portal protein yields the protein MFENIRARAALALLPKKATTTAAPFQVIATHPADIAIYSNMTVRKATREGYKISVYVYRSVRTIIQAASAIPWIMLDKKGEPIENHPFTAVMAHPNDVFSGQDLIEFTIAHLELAGNSIWQPLIVGKTLREICPVMHDLV from the coding sequence ATGTTTGAGAACATACGCGCCCGAGCAGCCCTGGCTTTGCTACCGAAGAAAGCCACCACGACGGCTGCGCCGTTCCAGGTAATCGCCACGCATCCGGCCGACATCGCCATCTATTCCAACATGACGGTCCGGAAGGCGACCCGGGAAGGCTATAAAATCAGCGTCTACGTCTACCGGTCCGTCCGGACAATCATCCAGGCGGCGTCCGCGATACCGTGGATTATGCTGGACAAGAAAGGCGAGCCGATCGAGAACCATCCGTTCACCGCGGTCATGGCACACCCGAACGACGTGTTCAGCGGACAGGACCTGATCGAGTTCACGATAGCCCACTTGGAGCTGGCCGGCAACTCAATCTGGCAACCGCTCATCGTCGGCAAGACACTGCGCGAGATATGTCCGGTCATGCATGACCTCGTG